The Chiloscyllium plagiosum isolate BGI_BamShark_2017 unplaced genomic scaffold, ASM401019v2 scaf_14083, whole genome shotgun sequence nucleotide sequence GCCGAGAAGATGCAGCGGGAGCGGGCGGTGGAGTGCAAGCGCTTGAAGCAGGGGGTGGACTACAGCTGGCTCATGGCCCAGCCCAAGCTCGGCTACCAGATACCCCCCGGGGAGCACCTGGAGCTGCAGGAGCTGTGCTCCAAGATCAAGCCCTCCCAGTGTGGGCCTCTCATTCTCAGGTAGGCCAGGGTGC carries:
- the LOC122546653 gene encoding protein RD3-like — protein: MFLSSLFDWSERCSTLAPRSEEELVTNTLTLELSAQLKRAEKMQRERAVECKRLKQGVDYSWLMAQPKLGYQIPPGEHLELQELCSKIKPSQCGPLILR